CAACCGGCAGGGCGGCCGGCCAGCTGAACGCGAAATCCGACCCGGCCGAGGTCAGCTCCGCTCGGACCGGGTCCAGTCCACGGTCGTGCACCGTGCTGTTCAGGTCGCCCATCAGGATGACCCGATCCAACCGTTCGGCACTGAGCTCGTCGCCGAGCAGGACGGCGCTCTGGTCCTGCCGCGCGGTACCGAAACCGTCGGGTAGCCCGAGACGGACCGAGGGCAGGTGGGCCACGTACACGGCGACGTCGCCCCAGGGCGTACGCGCGGTGGCCCGCAGCCCCCGATCCCAGCCCGCCCCGACTCCGTCGGGTCTGATGTCGAGCAGCCGGGCGTCGGTGAGCGGATACCTCGACCAGAGCCCGACGGTGCCGTACACCGTGTGATGGGGGTATT
The Micromonospora pisi DNA segment above includes these coding regions:
- a CDS encoding endonuclease/exonuclease/phosphatase family protein; the encoded protein is TAVVHNVSDENPDPAGTAKALMTVRPDLVGLAEVTPAALPAYAATLAPEYPHHTVYGTVGLWSRYPLTDARLLDIRPDGVGAGWDRGLRATARTPWGDVAVYVAHLPSVRLGLPDGFGTARQDQSAVLLGDELSAERLDRVILMGDLNSTVHDRGLDPVRAELTSAGSDFAFSWPAALPVARIDQVMARAATVTDVWSLPATGSDHLPIGARLRF